One Manihot esculenta cultivar AM560-2 chromosome 18, M.esculenta_v8, whole genome shotgun sequence genomic window carries:
- the LOC110605978 gene encoding abscisic acid 8'-hydroxylase CYP707A1 — MAGVFVSVLIFLLSLLSYIAKRRCKKELCKGVKLPPGSMGWGYIGETLQLYSQDPNVFFANKQKRYGEIFKTHILGCPCVMLASPEAARFVLVNQAHLFKPTYPESKEHLIGPSALFFHQGDYHMRIRKLVKDSLSLDALRNLVVDISDIAASTLDSWSEGHVINTFQEMKKFSFEVGILAIFGHLESHYREELKKNYRIVDKGYNSFPTSLPGTSYKKALSARKELSKILSDIISERKEKRLLEKNLLGRLLNSKDDVGQVLTDDQIADNIIGVLFAAQDTTASALTWIVKYLHDNPKLLEAVKAEQKAIYKMNDEGNKPLTWSQTRNMPFTNKVVLESLRMASIISFTFREAVADVEYKGYLIPKGWKVMPLFRNIHHNPEYFSDPQKFDPSRFEDAPKPNTFMPFGSGVHACPGNELARLEMLIITHHLVTKFRWEVVGSEDGIQYGPFPVPLHGLPARFWKESSI; from the exons ATGGCGGGGGTTTTTGTTTCTGTTCTCATTTTTCTTCTTAGTCTGCTGTCGTATATCGCCAAAAGAAGATGCAAGAAAGAACTCTGTAAAGGAGTTAAGCTTCCTCCAGGTTCAATGGGTTGGGGTTATATTGGAGAAACTCTTCAACTCTACTCTCAAGACCCAAATGTATTCTTTGCAAACAAGCAGAAGAg GTACGGAGAAATCTTCAAGACCCATATTCTTGGTTGCCCATGTGTCATGTTGGCCAGCCCTGAGGCAGCTCGGTTTGTGTTAGTAAACCAAGCTCATTTGTTCAAGCCAACTTACCCCGAAAGCAAGGAACATCTAATCGGCCCATCAGCCCTCTTTTTTCACCAAGGAGATTACCATATGCGTATAAGGAAGCTGGTTAAGGATTCCTTGTCTTTGGATGCACTTCGAAACTTGGTTGTTGATATTTCAGACATAGCAGCTTCCACCTTAGACTCATGGAGTGAAGGCCATGTTATTAATACTTTTCAGGAAATGAAAAAG TTTTCTTTTGAGGTTGGCATTCTGGCAATTTTTGGGCATTTGGAGTCTCATTATAGAGAAGAATTGAAAAAGAACTACAGGATAGTGGATAAAGGCTACAATTCCTTCCCGACAAGCCTTCCGGGAACTTCTTACAAGAAGGCACTGTCG GCAAGAAAGGAGCTAAGCAAGATTCTCAGTGACATTATCAGCGAACGCAAGGAGAAGAGATTACTTGAAAAGAATCTTTTGGGTCGTCTTCTGAACTCAAAAGATGATGTGGGACAGGTTCTCACCGATGATCAGATTGCCGATAACATTATCGGAGTTCTTTTTGCAGCTCAGGACACCACCGCCAGTGCCTTGACATGGATTGTGAAATACCTCCACGACAACCCGAAACTTCTAGAGGCTGTAAAG GCTGAACAGAAGGCGATATATAAAATGAATGATGAAGGTAATAAGCCATTGACTTGGAGTCAAACTAGAAACATGCCCTTTACTAACAAG GTTGTTTTAGAGAGCTTAAGAATGGCAAGCATTATATCCTTTACCTTTAGAGAAGCAGTGGCTGATGTGGAGTACAAGG GGTACCTGATTCCCAAGGGCTGGAAGGTGATGCCTTTGTTCAGGAACATTCATCACAATCCAGAATATTTTAGTGATCCCCAAAAATTTGATCCCTCAAGATTTGAG GATGCACCAAAACCCAATACATTTATGCCATTTGGTAGTGGAGTTCATGCTTGCCCAGGAAATGAGCTTGCAAGGCTGGAGATGCTTATCATCACCCACCATTTGGTCACCAAATTCAG GTGGGAAGTGGTGGGATCTGAAGATGGGATCCAGTATGGGCCATTCCCTGTGCCTTTGCATGGACTTCCAGCAAGATTTTGGAAGGAATCCAGCATTTAG